In Erigeron canadensis isolate Cc75 chromosome 6, C_canadensis_v1, whole genome shotgun sequence, the following are encoded in one genomic region:
- the LOC122605556 gene encoding cold-responsive protein kinase 1-like: MTNKLTWRLATLMVVVAVFISMAEPVTSSQSHNRNTTLIRSYCSFFRGRSEKYFLSNLNTTLSSLRQQLSVNGVRYAIARTLLNGESVWGLASCRGYVSNTDCVACFDYAVTQLKVCGTVNGANAYYNDCDVRYENINFYADANIRAGAVICGNKTSHHPSDFRKTTNSLLSDLRTATPKTSNYYAASTRQLSNSNVTVYAIAQCNLNLTQSVCKDCLNSRYNSLDDCLPGTTGRAIDNGCFMRYSKTPFFRPNQTTDITNLLGDGDSSKKKSIIGGVVGGVCFLFLIVAFFLWRLRSKNKSSCGRDKTSGSTELLQGPARYTYDDLKIATNNFSDEYKLGGGAFGEVYKGTFKNGDTIAIKKSVMASTRRGIHIDDELKIICNVHHRHIIRLLGYCRKGPLLFLVHEYMENGSLDQFLYGDKSRNLTWRQRFDIIFGTARGLAYLHEQYHVTIIHRDIKTSNILLDNEFQPKIADFGMIRLLPEEMTHLSTKMAGSLDSAYVAPEYAIHGQLSEKVDTYSFGIVVLEIISGKRCRVVKDGEFGSQSLLDHAWNLYECGQHLNLMDDRLDPSEYQAEDAKKIIEIALMCTQSPVSARPAMSEVVALLGDRSLEEMLLVRSTFHDDAVKIEVDT, encoded by the exons aTGACCAACAAATTGACATGGCGGCTTGCAACTTTGATGGTCGTGGTGGCGGTATTCATATCAATGGCAGAACCAGTGACATCATCACAGTCTCATAACAGAAACACCACTCTGATAAGATCTTATTGTAGTTTTTTTCGTGGTAGGAGCGAAAAATATTTCTTGAGCAATCTCAACACCACCCTTTCTAGCCTGCGTCAACAGTTGTCGGTCAACGGTGTACGCTATGCCATTGCACGTACATTGCTCAATGGCGAGTCCGTGTGGGGCCTTGCTTCGTGTCGAGGTTATGTCTCGAATACTGATTGTGTTGCTTGTTTCGACTATGCTGTCACTCAGCTAAAAGTATGTGGGACAGTCAATGGAGCTAATGCTTATTACAACGATTGTGATGTCAG GTACGAGAATATCAACTTCTATGCTGATGCTAATATAAGAGCTGGTGCAGTTATATGTGGCAATAAAACATCACATCATCCATCAGACTTTAGAAAAACAACCAACAGCTTGTTATCAGATCTTCGAACCGCAACACCAAAAACATCAAATTATTATGCAGCTTCAACTAGGCAACTATCTAACAGTAATGTTACCGTGTATGCCATTGCCCAATGCAATCTAAACTTAACGCAGAGCGTTTGTAAAGATTGCTTGAACTCCAGATATAATTCTTTGGATGATTGTCTTCCTGGCACAACCGGGAGGGCTATTGACAATGGATGTTTTATGAGGTATTCTAAGACTCCTTTTTTCAGACCAAATCAGACAACTGATATTACGAATCTCCTAGGGGATG GAGATTCAAGCAAAAAGAAATCCATAATTGGTGGAGTTGTAGGAGGTGTATGCTTTCTATTTTTGATAGTGGCATTTTTCTTATGGCGGCTTCGATCTAAAAACAAAAGTTCTTGTGGAAGag ATAAAACATCTGGATCAACTGAGTTGCTGCAAGGTCCAGCAAGATACACGTATGATGATTTAAAAATAGCAACAAATAATTTCAGTGATGAGTACAAACTTGGAGGAGGGGCGTTTGGTGAAGTATACAAG GGTACATTCAAGAATGGGGATACAATTGCAATTAAGAAATCAGTTATGGCATCTACTAGAAGAGGGATACACATTGATGATGAACTTAAGATCATATGTAACGTTCATCATCGTCATATTATACGCCTACTTGGATATTGTCGCAAAGGGCCACTCTTGTTTCTTGTCCATGAGTACATGGAAAACGGCAGCCTTGATCAGTTTCTTTATG GTGACAAGTCAAGAAATTTAACTTGGAGACAGAGGTTTGATATAATCTTTGGGACAGCAAGGGGTCTTGCATACCTACATGAGCAATACCATGTTACCATCATTCATAGGGATATTAAAACCAGCAACATTCTACTCGACAACGAATTTCAGCCAAAAATTGCAGATTTTGGGATGATAAGGCTACTACCAGAAGAAATGACCCATCTCAGCACTAAAATGGCAGGATCCTT GGATAGTGCTTATGTAGCACCAGAATACGCCATTCATGGGCAACTATCTGAGAAAGTAGATACTTATAGCTTTGGTATTGTTGTCCTTGAAATTATTAGCGGGAAGAGGTGCCGTGTTGTCAAAGATGGTGAATTCGGTAGCCAAAGCCTCCTTGATCAT GCATGGAATCTATACGAGTGTGGGCAGCATTTGAATCTGATGGATGACAGACTAGACCCTAGCGAATATCAAGCAGAAGATGCAAAAAAGATCATAGAGATAGCTCTGATGTGCACTCAGTCACCAGTCTCTGCAAGGCCAGCTATGTCTGAAGTTGTTGCACTTTTAGGTGACAGATCACTTGAAGAAATGCTACTCGTAAGGTCTACATTCCATGACGATGCCGTAAAGATTGAAGTTGATACCTAA
- the LOC122605863 gene encoding cysteine-rich receptor-like protein kinase 2 gives MERKTRFLISRLSKSSRISVMVVMIYMMAAKQVTSQSSVDRSNTLLRKYCRLYNAMNGPAYLNNLNTTLSSLRRQLSVGQIYFAFSQAVDNNEFVYSFAMCREYLSTSQCLACFDTAANDTKACGFADGGNMIYDDCSIRYENYVQVFGNIRDNDALPAGVCTNKSAPQPITTFNNMVNELLSDIQVSTPRTSNFYVASTRQVSTNNSTVYAVAQCVKNISQAVCGNCLNTAYNNLQNCLPGKEGRTIDFYCFMRYSDTPFFQRNQTIDITPFLTKAISSKLGVIAGVSSGVGIFVLILALWLWYRRHKNSKSVGEDDDNGLQGGKSYSYQCLRIATHNFDEQYRIGKGGFGEVYKAIMDDESVVAVKKLNSFLVGSCTAKSDFLNEVKLTSNVQHKNLVRQLGWCIEGPELLLVLEYIPQGSLSKFLWGAKRGTLNWRKRYDIIFGVAKGLAHLHNEFHVKIIHRDIKSENILLDDDLQPKICDFGLARFQTEDQTHISTKLAGTLGYMAPEYAINGHLTEKVDAYSFGIVALEVVSGRKCTDVNFSGPDTDYLLEHAWQLYERGEHMELIDEALATEEYDQASVMRTIEIALMCTQSPASLRPTMPEVVIMLSSGQFLGPRQLVKPSFNDSRRLMRRIVANRS, from the exons ATGGAAAGAAAAACTAGATTTCTCATCTCAAGACTTTCAAAATCTTCAAGGATTTCGGTTATGGTAGTCATGATTTACATGATGGCGGCGAAACAGGTGACTTCACAGTCGTCGGTTGATAGGAGTAACACTCTTTTAAGAAAATACTGTAGATTATACAATGCAATGAATGGACCGGCATATTTAAACAACCTCAACACCACCCTTTCTAGCCTTCGAAGACAACTATCCGTGGGACAAATTTACTTTGCCTTTTCACAAGCCGTGGATAACAATGAATTTGTGTATAGTTTCGCTATGTGTAGAGAGTATCTCTCGACCTCGCAGTGTCTGGCGTGTTTTGACACTGCAGCTAACGACACGAAAGCATGTGGTTTTGCCGATGGTGGTAATATGATTTATGATGATTGCAGTATCAG GTACGAGAACTATGTCCAAGTTTTTGGTAACATAAGGGATAATGATGCCCTTCCAGCCGGAGTCTGCACAAACAAGTCAGCGCCACAGCCAATAACAACTTTTAACAACATGGTAAATGAATTGTTGTCTGATATCCAAGTCAGCACTCCAAGAACATCTAATTTCTATGTAGCCTCCACAAGGCAAGTCTCGACCAACAATTCAACCGTGTATGCAGTTGCACAGTGTGTTAAAAACATAAGTCAAGCCGTTTGCGGTAACTGCTTGAATACAGCGTACAACAATTTACAAAATTGTCTGCCCGGTAAAGAAGGAAGGACCATtgacttttattgttttatgaGGTATTCTGACACTCCTTTTTTCCAAAGGAACCAGACAATAGACATCACACCTTTCCTAACTAAAG CAATTTCAAGCAAGTTGGGAGTTATAGCTGGAGTAAGTAGCGGGGTAGGTATCTTCGTTCTTATACTGGCTTTGTGGTTATGGTATCGACGACATAAGAATTCTAAGTCTGTTGGAGAAG ATGATGACAATGGATTACAAGGAGGAAAAAGTTATAGCTACCAATGTTTGCGAATAGCAACTCATAATTTTGATGAACAATATAGAATCGGGAAAGGAGGTTTTGGTGAGGTATACAAG GCAATCATGGACGATGAGAGTGTAGTGGCAGTGAAGAAGCTTAATAGTTTCTTAGTTGGTAGTTGCACAGCAAAATCAGATTTTCTAAACGAAGTGAAGCTTACGAGTAATGTTCAACATAAGAATCTAGTACGCCAACTAGGTTGGTGTATTGAAGGACCCGAACTACTTCTTGTCCTAGAATACATTCCACAAGGCAGCCTTTCCAAATTCTTATGGG GTGCTAAACGGGGCACATTAAACTGGCGAAAGAGatatgacattatctttggagtTGCTAAAGGTCTCGCCCATCTTCATAATGAATTCCATGTAAAGATAATCCATAGAGATATAAAGTCGGAGAACATTCTTCTTGACGATGATTTGCAACCCAAAATCTGCGATTTTGGTTTGGCTAGATTTCAGACAGAGGATCAAACTCATATTAGCACAAAGCTTGCTGGGACTTT GGGATACATGGCACCGGAATATGCAATCAATGGACATTTAACAGAGAAGGTTGACGCCTACAGCTTTGGCATCGTGGCCCTTGAAGTCGTTAGTGGTCGAAAATGTACTGATGTAAACTTTAGTGGACCTGACACAGATTACCTTCTTGAGCAT GCGTGGCAGTTGTACGAGAGAGGTGAGCACATGGAGTTAATCGATGAAGCGTTAGCTACAGAGGAATACGATCAAGCAAGCGTGATGAGGACAATAGAGATTGCTCTAATGTGTACCCAGTCACCAGCTTCTTTAAGGCCAACCATGCCTGAAGTTGTTATAATGTTGTCAAGTGGACAATTTTTAGGGCCAAGGCAACTGGTCAAGCCTAGTTTCAATGATTCTCGCAGACTGATGAGACGCATAGTTGCAAATCGGTCCTAG
- the LOC122604606 gene encoding uncharacterized protein LOC122604606: protein METVLIPMDLREACLCKGFGATLLGATLKWLLNLPTGSITSFAHLVNQFKLQFSCSRLFEKITSDLYQVTQRNNESLKEFLNRFTRESLQIPKLDMNTAVQALKMGLSKDSLYYQDLVMTPCRSLDEARNRALRFIRLEEDKMLRKRMETPSTYDRPYRRTETPVFRPSRNKPYTRAVQQKTIKKPRNPQYPELSECCLPVNVAGIVVAMKDLGDKVRWPPKNPKIDANKDKSRWCAYQEDFGHTTEECFAFGREIGILLGKGYLTELFGKKKAQRC, encoded by the coding sequence ATGGAGACCGTTCTGATTCCAATGGATCTAAGAGAAGCATGCTTGTGCAAAGGTTTTGGGGCTACATTATTAGGAGCAACCCTGAAGTGGTTATTAAATTTACCAACTGGATCTATTACTTCCTTCGCACATTTagttaatcaatttaaattacaattttctTGTAGTAGACTTTTTGAAAAGATAACGAGTGATCTTTATCAAGTCACTCAAAGGAATAACGAATCTTTGAAAGAATTTCTTAACAGGTTTACGAGAGAGTCTCTGCAGATTCCAAAATTAGATATGAATACTGCAGTTCAAGCCTTAAAGATGGGGTTAAGCAAAGATTCTTTATATTATCAAGATCTTGTTATGACACCTTGCAGGTCACTTGACGAAGCAAGAAATCGTGCTTTAAGGTTCATCAGGTTGGAAGAAGACAAAATGCTGAGAAAAAGGATGGAGACACCATCAACATATGATCGTCCATACAGAAGAACAGAAACTCCTGTGTTTCGACCAAGCAGAAACAAGCCATATACAAGAGCTGTGCAACAAAAGACAATCAAAAAGCCTAGAAATCCTCAATATCCTGAATTATCTGAATGTTGTTTGCCTGTTAATGTTGCAGGAATCGTAGTAGCAATGAAGGATCTTGGGGACAAAGTTAGATGGCCTCCCAAGAATCCTAAGATTGATGCAAACAAAGACAAGTCAAGATGGTGTGCCTATCAAGAAGATTTTGGGCATACTACCGAAGAATGTTTTGCCTTCGGGAGGGAAATTGGGATACTTCTTGGCAAAGGATATCTGACAGAATTATTTGGCAAAAAGAAAGCTCAAAGATGTTGA